A single window of Agromyces aureus DNA harbors:
- the panB gene encoding 3-methyl-2-oxobutanoate hydroxymethyltransferase, which translates to MSEQHAHPATPDAANSGATNPAGQAEPVTETTPYGGGAAPGGPKRVRTRHFQNAKRDGIKITGLTSYDQLTARIFDEAGIDFLLVGDSSGNNVFGYETTLPVTVDELIPLTRAVAGAVKRAFVIADMPFGSYEVGPEEALHTAIRFMKETGAHAVKLEGGVRSAEQIRRVVQAGIPVMAHIGYTPQSEHGLGGHIIQGRGDAVQQLLADAEAVQDAGAFAVVLEMVPSDAARQVTERLDIPTISVGAGPHTDGQLLVWTDWAGLTVGRVPKFVRQYADLAGILGKAAVEWREDVAAGEYPSPEHSYE; encoded by the coding sequence ATGTCCGAGCAGCACGCACACCCCGCCACGCCAGACGCCGCGAACAGCGGCGCGACGAACCCGGCCGGGCAGGCCGAACCGGTGACCGAGACCACGCCGTACGGCGGCGGAGCTGCTCCTGGCGGCCCGAAGCGGGTGCGGACACGGCACTTCCAGAACGCCAAGCGCGACGGCATCAAGATCACGGGGCTGACGAGCTACGACCAGCTCACCGCGCGCATCTTCGACGAGGCCGGCATCGACTTCCTGCTCGTCGGCGACTCCTCGGGAAACAACGTCTTCGGCTACGAGACGACGCTTCCGGTCACGGTCGACGAGCTCATCCCCCTGACCCGCGCGGTCGCGGGCGCCGTCAAGCGCGCCTTCGTGATCGCCGACATGCCGTTCGGCTCGTACGAGGTCGGCCCCGAGGAGGCGCTGCACACCGCGATCCGCTTCATGAAGGAGACGGGCGCGCACGCGGTCAAGCTCGAAGGCGGGGTGCGCAGCGCCGAGCAGATCCGACGGGTCGTGCAGGCGGGCATCCCCGTCATGGCGCACATCGGATACACACCGCAGAGCGAGCACGGGCTCGGCGGCCACATCATCCAGGGTCGTGGCGATGCCGTGCAGCAGCTGCTCGCCGACGCGGAGGCGGTTCAGGATGCCGGTGCGTTCGCCGTCGTGCTCGAGATGGTGCCCTCCGACGCGGCGCGCCAGGTGACCGAACGCCTCGACATCCCGACCATCAGCGTCGGAGCCGGACCGCACACCGACGGGCAGTTGCTCGTGTGGACCGATTGGGCTGGCCTCACGGTCGGCCGCGTGCCGAAGTTCGTGCGCCAGTACGCCGATCTCGCCGGCATCCTCGGCAAGGCCGCCGTCGAGTGGCGCGAAGACGTCGCGGCGGGCGAGTACCCGAGCCCCGAGCACAGTTACGAGTGA
- a CDS encoding SPOR domain-containing protein, whose protein sequence is MAEDIEHRFWYNLKTGAVEQGFVSPSVDRAGPFDTREEAEHALEKLRANSAKWDADDAADD, encoded by the coding sequence ATGGCCGAGGACATCGAACACCGTTTCTGGTACAACCTCAAGACGGGCGCCGTCGAGCAGGGATTCGTCTCGCCGTCGGTCGATCGGGCCGGCCCGTTCGACACGCGCGAAGAGGCCGAGCACGCGCTCGAGAAGCTCCGCGCGAACAGCGCCAAGTGGGATGCCGACGACGCAGCCGACGACTGA
- the map gene encoding type I methionyl aminopeptidase translates to MPKDAAGHLIHGRLSPTRPVPSSIARPEYVGRAAPAQNTGGDRYSPDEVEKIRAAGRIAAQAIEAAAAAIRPGVTTDELDRIAHEYVVSHGAYPSTLGYRGYPKSSCTSVNEVICHGIPDDTVLVDGDLVNLDVTAYLDGYHGDLNHTFLVGDASDEASQLVERTREALARGIRAVAPGRQVNVIGRAIEAYAKRFGYGVVRDYTGHGVGRAFHTGLIIPHYDAPQYDTVIEPGMVFTIEPMLTLGSIEWDVWADDWTVVTRDRSLTAQFEHTLVVTERGAEVLTLP, encoded by the coding sequence ATGCCGAAGGATGCCGCTGGCCACCTCATTCACGGACGACTCTCGCCCACACGCCCGGTTCCGTCCTCGATCGCCCGCCCCGAGTACGTCGGTCGCGCGGCGCCCGCGCAGAACACCGGCGGCGACCGGTACTCCCCCGACGAGGTCGAGAAGATCCGCGCGGCCGGGCGCATCGCCGCGCAGGCGATCGAGGCGGCCGCGGCCGCCATCCGCCCGGGGGTCACGACCGACGAACTCGACCGCATCGCGCACGAGTACGTGGTCTCCCACGGCGCGTATCCGTCGACGCTCGGGTACCGCGGGTACCCGAAGTCCTCGTGCACCTCGGTCAACGAGGTGATCTGCCACGGCATCCCCGACGACACCGTGCTCGTCGACGGCGACCTCGTGAACCTCGACGTCACGGCGTACCTCGACGGGTATCACGGCGACCTCAACCACACGTTCCTCGTGGGCGACGCGAGCGACGAGGCGTCGCAGCTCGTCGAGCGCACGCGCGAGGCGCTCGCCCGCGGCATCCGCGCGGTGGCCCCCGGTCGGCAGGTGAACGTGATCGGCCGCGCCATCGAGGCGTACGCGAAGCGGTTCGGCTACGGCGTCGTCCGCGACTACACCGGGCACGGAGTGGGGCGGGCGTTCCACACGGGGCTCATCATCCCGCACTACGACGCGCCCCAGTACGACACCGTGATCGAGCCCGGCATGGTCTTCACCATCGAGCCGATGCTCACCCTCGGCTCGATCGAGTGGGATGTCTGGGCCGACGACTGGACCGTCGTGACCCGCGATCGTTCGCTCACCGCGCAGTTCGAGCACACGCTCGTCGTGACCGAACGCGGCGCGGAGGTGCTCACGCTCCCCTGA
- the ppgK gene encoding polyphosphate--glucose phosphotransferase — MATQHAIGIDIGGTGIKGAVVDLSTGAIVTERRKVLTPDGGEPEAIIASSTELLEQIGAEFDIEGLPLGVCFPAIVKRGRTRSAANVSKKWIGLPAEELFEKALGRDIHFINDADAAGVAELRYGAAAGVDGLVILTTLGTGIGSALIYDGVLVPNSELGHLEIDDDDAEHRAAYSAKEREDLDWKQWAKRLQRYYSHVEFIFSPDLFVVGGGVSKHQEQFLPLLDLQTKIVPAVHRNNAGIIGAAALALG, encoded by the coding sequence ATGGCGACTCAGCACGCGATCGGGATCGACATCGGCGGAACGGGCATCAAGGGAGCGGTCGTCGATCTCTCCACCGGTGCAATCGTCACCGAACGACGAAAGGTCCTCACCCCCGACGGCGGCGAACCCGAGGCGATCATCGCCTCGTCGACCGAGCTGCTCGAGCAGATCGGTGCGGAGTTCGATATCGAGGGCCTGCCGCTCGGCGTGTGCTTTCCCGCGATCGTGAAGCGAGGGCGCACGCGCTCGGCCGCGAACGTCTCGAAGAAGTGGATCGGGCTGCCCGCCGAAGAACTCTTCGAGAAGGCGCTCGGCCGCGACATCCACTTCATCAACGATGCGGATGCCGCCGGCGTCGCCGAACTGCGCTACGGCGCGGCAGCGGGCGTCGACGGGCTCGTCATCCTGACCACGCTCGGCACCGGCATCGGATCGGCCCTGATCTACGACGGCGTGCTCGTGCCGAACTCCGAGCTCGGCCACCTCGAGATCGACGACGACGACGCCGAGCATCGCGCCGCGTACTCGGCGAAGGAGCGCGAGGACCTCGACTGGAAGCAGTGGGCGAAGCGCCTGCAGCGCTACTACTCGCACGTCGAGTTCATCTTCTCGCCCGACCTGTTCGTGGTCGGCGGTGGCGTCTCGAAGCACCAGGAGCAGTTCCTGCCGCTGCTCGATCTGCAGACGAAGATCGTGCCGGCCGTGCACCGCAACAACGCGGGAATCATCGGCGCGGCCGCGCTCGCCCTCGGCTGA
- a CDS encoding zinc ribbon domain-containing protein, translating into MKASPADQQQLLRLQAVDTRLQQIAHRLGSLPQSAPIAELATRDAAVRSRRAEAQGTLEDARAELKRIESDVAVVEARIARDSDRLQHTSSTKDVAALESELASLARRLSDLEDQELIVMERVEAAEGVVAGIDTERAEIAAQVAALEVERNEASEGLVVERDGAERDRGVVASEVPAELLAYFEQRRARGAGIGAALLRQQTCGGCTMTLTGSDLDVVRRAAPDEVLLCPECDRILVRTDESGI; encoded by the coding sequence GTGAAGGCAAGCCCCGCCGACCAGCAGCAACTTCTGCGACTCCAGGCCGTCGACACCCGACTCCAGCAGATCGCGCACCGGCTCGGAAGCCTGCCCCAGTCGGCTCCCATCGCCGAACTCGCCACCCGCGACGCGGCCGTCCGTTCGCGCCGGGCCGAGGCGCAGGGCACGCTCGAAGACGCCCGCGCAGAGCTCAAGCGCATCGAGTCCGACGTCGCGGTCGTCGAGGCTCGCATCGCCCGCGACAGCGACCGCCTGCAGCACACGTCGTCCACGAAGGACGTCGCGGCCCTCGAATCCGAGCTCGCCTCGCTGGCCAGGCGCCTGAGCGATCTCGAAGACCAGGAGCTCATCGTCATGGAGCGCGTCGAGGCCGCCGAGGGCGTGGTTGCCGGCATCGACACCGAGCGTGCCGAGATCGCCGCCCAGGTCGCCGCGCTCGAGGTCGAGCGCAACGAGGCGTCGGAGGGCCTCGTCGTCGAACGCGACGGCGCTGAGCGCGACCGTGGCGTCGTCGCCTCCGAGGTTCCCGCAGAACTGCTCGCCTACTTCGAGCAGCGGCGCGCACGCGGCGCCGGCATCGGTGCGGCGCTGCTGCGCCAGCAAACCTGCGGCGGCTGCACCATGACGCTCACGGGCTCCGACCTCGACGTCGTGCGCCGCGCGGCGCCCGACGAGGTGCTGCTCTGCCCCGAGTGCGACCGCATCCTCGTGCGGACCGACGAGTCGGGCATCTGA
- a CDS encoding Nif3-like dinuclear metal center hexameric protein → MPADLADVLSTIERLWPVAGAESWDSVGLVTGDPAAEVRRVLFTVDAVGETVDEALEWGADLVIAHHPLLLRGVTTVAEDRYKGAILARLIRGGCALVAAHTNADVVERGTSAVLAERLGLVDTRPIVPSAGPGGVTGDGLGRVGRLAAPTTVGRLARQLAEILPPTATGVRVAGGFDDPVETVALCGGAGDSLLGDPAVRDADAYITADLRHHPASESREQSRLTGGPALIDVSHWASEWLWLDAAAAQLGEAHPELELRVSELRTDPWDFQVVQ, encoded by the coding sequence GTGCCCGCTGACCTCGCCGACGTCCTCTCCACGATCGAACGGCTCTGGCCTGTCGCGGGCGCGGAGTCCTGGGACTCGGTCGGACTCGTCACCGGGGATCCGGCAGCCGAGGTGCGTCGCGTGCTCTTCACGGTCGACGCCGTCGGCGAGACGGTCGACGAGGCGCTCGAATGGGGTGCCGACCTCGTGATCGCGCACCATCCGCTGCTGCTCCGCGGCGTCACCACGGTCGCTGAAGACCGCTACAAGGGCGCCATCCTCGCGCGCCTCATCCGCGGCGGCTGCGCGCTCGTCGCGGCGCACACCAACGCCGACGTCGTCGAGCGCGGCACGTCGGCGGTGCTCGCCGAACGCCTCGGCCTCGTCGACACCCGGCCGATCGTGCCGAGCGCGGGCCCGGGCGGCGTGACGGGCGACGGCCTCGGCCGGGTCGGTCGGCTCGCAGCGCCCACCACCGTCGGCCGGCTCGCGCGTCAGCTCGCCGAGATCCTGCCGCCCACGGCGACCGGCGTGCGGGTCGCCGGCGGCTTCGACGATCCCGTCGAGACCGTCGCGCTCTGCGGCGGAGCGGGCGACTCGTTGCTCGGCGACCCGGCGGTGCGCGACGCCGACGCCTACATCACGGCCGATCTCCGGCACCACCCGGCCTCCGAATCCCGGGAGCAGTCCAGGCTCACCGGCGGCCCCGCACTCATCGACGTCTCGCACTGGGCCAGCGAATGGCTCTGGCTGGATGCCGCGGCCGCCCAACTGGGCGAGGCCCACCCCGAACTCGAGCTCCGCGTGAGCGAGCTCCGCACCGACCCCTGGGACTTCCAGGTCGTGCAATGA
- a CDS encoding peroxiredoxin, giving the protein MPLPDGAPAPDFELVDHLGRAVRLSVLRQAGPVVIVFFPLAFSRTCEGELCALRDDLAIFAEAGAQLVGISVDSKFALRAWAEEQGYGFPLLSDFWPHGEVARAYEAFLDDRGYAARATFVIDVDGVIRASFATAPGEPRSLDQYRAALEALTER; this is encoded by the coding sequence ATGCCGCTTCCCGACGGTGCTCCCGCCCCCGACTTCGAGCTGGTCGACCACCTCGGCCGGGCGGTGCGACTCTCCGTACTCCGGCAGGCCGGCCCGGTGGTCATCGTCTTCTTCCCGCTCGCGTTCTCGCGCACGTGCGAGGGGGAGCTGTGCGCGCTGCGAGACGACCTCGCGATCTTCGCCGAGGCCGGCGCGCAACTGGTCGGCATCTCGGTCGACTCGAAGTTCGCGCTCCGCGCGTGGGCCGAGGAGCAGGGCTACGGGTTCCCGCTCCTGTCCGACTTCTGGCCCCATGGCGAGGTCGCCCGTGCTTACGAGGCGTTCCTCGACGATCGCGGATACGCCGCTCGGGCCACCTTCGTGATCGACGTCGACGGCGTGATCCGGGCGAGCTTCGCGACCGCCCCGGGCGAGCCGCGCAGCCTCGACCAGTACCGGGCGGCGCTCGAGGCGCTGACCGAGCGCTGA
- the aceE gene encoding pyruvate dehydrogenase (acetyl-transferring), homodimeric type has product MTVNDQDPYSVEALDSDPDETSEWAESLDALVTAKGHQRGREIMLSLLKRSKELHLGVPMVPTTDYLNTIAPENEPEFPGDEDIERRYRAWLRWNAAVLVHRAQRPEIGVGGHISTYAGAASLYEVGLNHFFRGQDHPGGGDQVFFQGHASPGMYARAFLEGRLSDTDLDGFRQEKSRAPHGLSSYPHPRLMPEFWQFPTVSMGLGPINAIYQAQLNRYLTNRGIKDASDQQVWAFLGDGEMDEVESRGQLQVAANEGLDNLNFVINCNLQRLDGPVRGNGKIIQELESFFRGAGWNVIKVVWGREWDSLLAADHDGALRNLMNVTPDGDYQTYKTESGAYVRENFFGRDPRALELVSHLSDDEVWGLKRGGHDYRKIYAAFKAATEHKGQPTVILAKTIKGYGLGKSFEGRNATHQMKKMTLDNLKGFRDEMRIPISDAQLEENPYLPPYYNPGQDDEAIQYLQERRRALGGYVPERRSKHVEISLPDDSAYAIAKKGSGTQEIATTMAFVRLLKDLIRSKDFGHRIVPIIPDEARTFGIDAFFPTAKIYNPNGQHYTSVDRELLLAYKESPQGQIVHVGINEAGAFAAFTNIGTSYATQGEPLIPVYVFYSMFGFQRTGDAMWAAGDQMARGFIIGATAGRTTLTGEGLQHADGHSPLLASTNPAVLSYDPAYGYEIGHIMRAGLERMYGGSHADPNVMYYLTVYNEPIVQPAEPEGTDVDGILRGIHKISNGNGSGPSAQLLASGVAVPWALEAQKLLAEDWGVSADVWSVTSWAELRRDGLDAQEHNFLNPDDEPRVPYLTTKLAGASGPFVAVSDYMHAVPDQIRAFVPGDFATLGADDFGFSDTRAAARRYFKIDGPSLVVRALEQLVARGEIDRSVPAQAITKYRLHDVNAGTTGSAGGES; this is encoded by the coding sequence GTGACTGTCAACGACCAGGACCCGTACTCCGTCGAGGCGCTGGATTCCGACCCGGATGAGACATCCGAATGGGCCGAATCCCTCGACGCCCTCGTGACGGCGAAGGGACATCAGCGCGGTCGCGAGATCATGCTGAGCCTGCTCAAGCGTTCGAAGGAACTCCACCTCGGAGTGCCGATGGTTCCGACCACGGACTACCTGAACACGATCGCCCCCGAGAACGAGCCCGAGTTCCCCGGCGACGAGGACATCGAGCGCCGCTACCGCGCCTGGCTCCGCTGGAACGCCGCCGTGCTCGTGCACCGCGCGCAGCGCCCCGAGATCGGCGTCGGCGGACACATCTCCACCTATGCGGGCGCCGCCTCCCTCTACGAGGTGGGCCTCAACCACTTCTTCCGAGGCCAGGACCACCCCGGCGGCGGCGACCAGGTCTTCTTCCAGGGCCACGCCTCCCCCGGCATGTACGCCCGCGCCTTCCTCGAGGGCCGTCTCAGCGACACCGACCTCGACGGCTTCCGCCAGGAGAAGTCGCGTGCACCGCACGGGCTCTCGTCGTACCCTCACCCGCGGCTCATGCCCGAGTTCTGGCAGTTCCCGACCGTGTCGATGGGCCTCGGCCCGATCAACGCGATCTACCAGGCGCAGCTCAACCGCTACCTCACCAACCGCGGCATCAAGGACGCCTCCGACCAGCAGGTCTGGGCGTTCCTCGGCGACGGCGAGATGGACGAGGTCGAGAGCCGTGGCCAGCTCCAGGTCGCCGCCAACGAGGGCCTGGACAACCTCAACTTCGTCATCAACTGCAACCTGCAGCGCCTCGACGGACCCGTGCGCGGCAACGGCAAGATCATCCAGGAGCTCGAGAGCTTCTTCCGCGGCGCCGGCTGGAACGTCATCAAGGTCGTGTGGGGTCGCGAGTGGGACTCGCTGCTGGCCGCCGACCACGACGGCGCGCTCCGCAATCTCATGAACGTCACGCCCGACGGCGACTACCAGACCTACAAGACGGAGTCCGGCGCCTACGTGCGCGAGAACTTCTTCGGCCGCGACCCGCGAGCGCTCGAGCTCGTGTCGCACCTCAGCGACGACGAGGTCTGGGGCCTCAAGCGCGGCGGCCACGACTACCGCAAGATCTACGCGGCGTTCAAGGCTGCGACCGAGCACAAGGGTCAGCCGACGGTCATCCTCGCGAAGACCATCAAGGGATACGGTCTGGGCAAGTCCTTCGAGGGGCGCAACGCGACGCACCAGATGAAGAAGATGACCCTCGACAACCTCAAGGGCTTCCGCGACGAGATGCGCATCCCGATCTCCGACGCGCAGCTCGAGGAGAACCCGTACCTGCCGCCGTACTACAACCCCGGCCAGGACGACGAGGCGATCCAGTACCTGCAGGAGCGCCGTCGTGCGCTCGGCGGCTACGTGCCCGAGCGACGCTCGAAGCACGTCGAGATCTCGCTGCCCGACGACTCGGCCTACGCGATCGCGAAGAAGGGCTCCGGCACGCAGGAGATCGCCACGACCATGGCCTTCGTGCGACTGCTGAAGGACCTCATCCGCTCGAAGGACTTCGGCCACCGCATCGTGCCGATCATCCCCGACGAGGCCCGCACCTTCGGCATCGACGCGTTCTTCCCGACCGCGAAGATCTACAACCCGAACGGCCAGCACTACACCTCGGTCGACCGCGAACTGCTGCTCGCCTACAAGGAGAGCCCGCAGGGCCAGATCGTGCACGTCGGCATCAACGAGGCCGGAGCGTTCGCAGCCTTCACGAACATCGGCACGTCGTACGCCACGCAAGGCGAGCCCCTGATCCCCGTGTACGTCTTCTACTCGATGTTCGGCTTCCAGCGCACGGGCGACGCGATGTGGGCAGCGGGCGACCAGATGGCCCGCGGGTTCATCATCGGTGCCACCGCGGGCCGCACCACCCTCACGGGTGAGGGCCTGCAGCACGCCGACGGCCACTCGCCGCTGCTCGCATCGACCAACCCGGCCGTGCTCAGCTACGACCCGGCGTACGGCTACGAGATCGGGCACATCATGCGTGCCGGCCTCGAGCGCATGTACGGCGGCAGCCACGCCGACCCGAACGTCATGTACTACCTCACGGTGTACAACGAGCCGATCGTGCAGCCGGCCGAGCCCGAGGGCACCGACGTCGACGGCATCCTGCGCGGCATCCACAAGATCTCGAACGGCAACGGCAGTGGCCCCTCGGCGCAGCTGCTCGCCTCGGGTGTGGCCGTGCCGTGGGCTCTCGAGGCCCAGAAGCTGCTGGCCGAGGACTGGGGCGTCTCCGCCGACGTCTGGTCGGTCACGAGCTGGGCCGAGCTCCGTCGTGACGGACTCGACGCACAGGAGCACAACTTCCTCAACCCCGACGACGAGCCACGCGTGCCGTACCTCACGACCAAGCTCGCCGGAGCCAGCGGCCCGTTCGTCGCCGTGTCCGACTACATGCACGCGGTGCCCGACCAGATCCGCGCCTTCGTGCCCGGTGACTTCGCCACCCTCGGCGCCGACGACTTCGGCTTCTCCGACACGCGTGCCGCCGCGCGCCGCTACTTCAAGATCGACGGACCGTCGCTCGTGGTGCGTGCGCTCGAACAGCTCGTCGCCCGTGGTGAGATCGACCGCTCGGTGCCGGCGCAGGCGATCACGAAGTACCGCCTGCACGACGTCAACGCCGGAACCACCGGTTCCGCCGGCGGCGAGAGCTAA